Proteins found in one Gemmatimonadota bacterium genomic segment:
- a CDS encoding transcriptional regulator — MDKSQKPSVLELVKQAGMLRPRDLDQYGIPREYLSRLRNRGMLRQVGRGLYTLPDAEWTAHHSLAEACKRVPQGVICLLSALQFHELTTQLPFQVWMAIPNKARKPKVDGLQIRFARFSGLAFDEGIETHTIEHIQVRIYNPAKTVADCFKYRNKIGLDVAIEALRDCIRERKATMDDLYHFAQICRMTNVMRPYMEAMV, encoded by the coding sequence ATGGACAAATCACAGAAACCCAGTGTTCTAGAGCTTGTAAAACAGGCGGGTATGCTCAGGCCGCGGGATCTGGACCAGTATGGGATCCCACGCGAATACCTCAGCAGACTCAGAAACCGAGGCATGCTACGCCAGGTGGGACGGGGGCTTTACACTCTCCCCGATGCCGAGTGGACGGCGCATCACAGCCTGGCGGAAGCCTGCAAGAGGGTGCCCCAGGGCGTCATCTGTCTGCTTTCTGCTCTGCAATTCCACGAACTGACCACGCAGCTTCCGTTTCAGGTGTGGATGGCAATTCCAAACAAAGCACGTAAGCCCAAAGTGGATGGGCTACAGATTCGGTTTGCGCGTTTTTCAGGGCTTGCCTTTGATGAGGGCATTGAAACACATACCATTGAACATATCCAGGTGCGGATCTATAATCCGGCCAAGACCGTGGCGGACTGCTTCAAATACCGAAACAAGATCGGCCTGGATGTGGCTATTGAAGCCCTGCGAGACTGCATTCGGGAACGGAAAGCTACTATGGATGACCTCTATCACTTCGCACAAATCTGTCGGATGACCAACGTGATGCGGCCCTATATGGAGGCAATGGTGTGA